From the genome of Rhineura floridana isolate rRhiFlo1 chromosome 7, rRhiFlo1.hap2, whole genome shotgun sequence, one region includes:
- the D2HGDH gene encoding D-2-hydroxyglutarate dehydrogenase, mitochondrial isoform X2, producing the protein MFILRLHFRFIMAVSSLVWHSPFGHHWPLSRLQIRWQRKALSLWIKKEGTGSLTREAYIMPSIRWSISHLKRGLHATQIHRQEVMLTSERYGVQRLPFAHVSSTDLSFFEHLMPGRVITDLDELKPFNVDWLKSVRGCSKVLLKPRTTAEISEILRYCNERNLAVNPQGGNTGLVGGSVPVFDEIILSTALMNQVISFDNVSGILVCQAGCVLENLNQYLEQLDFIMPLDLGAKGSCHIGGNAATNAGGLRLLRYGSLRGTVLGLEVVLADGSILNCLASLRKDNTGYDLKQLFIGSEGTLGVITAVSILCPRKPKAVNLAFLGCPGFSQVLRTFTTCKGMLGEILSAYEFMDNKCMKLVEQHLKLANPVAETSGSNSAHDEEKLSHFLERVMASDLVVEGTLASEDKKIKALWALRERITEALTYDGFVYKYDISLPVEKLYDLVTDMRARLGRNAKNVVGYGHLGDGNLHLNITAESYSHSLLEAIEPYVYEWTSQYHGSISAEHGLGFKKKHYIYYSKPQEAVLLMQQFKALLDPKGILNPYKTLPVKAV; encoded by the exons ATGTTTATTTTACGTTTGCACTTCAGGTTCATCATGGCTGTTTCCAGCCTTGTCTGGCATTCCCCATTTGGACACCATTGGCCCTTATCAAGATTACAGATCAGATGGCAGAGAAAAGCCTTGAGTCTGTGGATTAAGAAGGAAGGAACAGGGTCACTGACAAGAGAGGCATACATCATGCCTTCCATCCGATGGAGCATCAGTCACCTCAAGAGAGGTCTGCATGCTACCCAGATTCACCGCCAGGAAGTGATGCTCACCAGTGAGCGGTATGGGGTGCAGAGACTTCCCTTTGCTCATGTTTCCAGTACTGACTTATCTTTTTTTGAACACCTTATGCCTGGCAGAGTCATCACAGATTTAGATGAACTGAAACCTTTTAATGTGGACTGGCTGAAGTCTGTAAGAG GCTGCAGTAAAGTGTTGCTGAAGCCACGGACAACAGCAGAAATATCTGAGATTCTCAG GTACTGCAATGAGAGGAATTTGGCTGTGAACCCTCAGGGGGGTAACACTGGCCTTGTTGGGGGCAGCGTCCCTGTCTTTGATGAGATCATTCTCTCCACAGCTCTTATGAACCAGGTCATCAGCTTTGACAATGTTTCTG GAATCCTGGTTTGTCAGGCTGGCTGCGTTTTAGAAAACCTCAACCAGTATCTGGAGCAGCTGGATTTCATCATGCCTCTTGACCTAGGAGCAAAGGGCAGTTGCCACATTGGAGGGAACGCAGCTACAAATGCTGGTGGCTTGCGGCTCCTGAGGTATGGCTCTCTCCGAGGAACGGTTCTAGGATTAGAAGTG GTGCTGGCTGATGGTTCCATTCTGAACTGTTTGGCATCTTTGCGGAAGGATAATACTGGCTATGACTTGAAACAGTTGTTCATTGGATCTGAGGGGACCTTGGGGGTCATTACTGCTGTCTCCATCCTCTGTCCACGAAAACCCAAGGCTGTGAATCTAGCATTTCTTG gtTGTCCAGGGTTCTCTCAGGTCCTGAGAACTTTCACTACCTGCAAGGGCATGCTGGGAGAAATCTTGTCTGCTTATGAGTTCATGGATAACAAGTGCATGAAGCTGGTTGAGCAACACCTCAAACTGGCCAACCCTGTGGCAG AGACTTCAGGCTCCAATTCTGCCCATGATGAGGAAAAGCTGAGCCATTTCTTGGAACGCGTCATGGCCTCTGATTTGGTAGTAGAGGGAACACTTGCCTCAGAAGATAAAAAAATTAAG GCACTGTGGGCTTTACGGGAACGGATCACAGAGGCCTTGACTTACGATGGATTCGTTTACAAATATGACATTTCGCTTCCTGTGGAGAAACTCTATGATCTTGTGACTGACATGCGGGCACGACTAGGCAGAAATGCTAAGAATGTAGTGGGCTACGGCCATCTAG GAGATGGAAACCTGCACCTGAACATCACAGCGGAGTCCTACAGTCATTCTCTGCTAGAGGCCATTGAGCCATATGTGTACGAGTGGACTTCCCAGTATCACGGGAGTATCAGTGCAGAACATGGCCTGGGCTTTAAGAAGAAGCATTATATCTACTACAGTAAGCCCCAAGAGGCAGTCCTTCTCATGCAGCAGTTCAAAGCTCTTTTGGACCCCAAAGGGATTCTAAATCCTTACAAGACATTACCGGTCAAGGCTGTATGA
- the D2HGDH gene encoding D-2-hydroxyglutarate dehydrogenase, mitochondrial isoform X3, translated as MAVSSLVWHSPFGHHWPLSRLQIRWQRKALSLWIKKEGTGSLTREAYIMPSIRWSISHLKRGLHATQIHRQEVMLTSERYGVQRLPFAHVSSTDLSFFEHLMPGRVITDLDELKPFNVDWLKSVRGCSKVLLKPRTTAEISEILRYCNERNLAVNPQGGNTGLVGGSVPVFDEIILSTALMNQVISFDNVSGILVCQAGCVLENLNQYLEQLDFIMPLDLGAKGSCHIGGNAATNAGGLRLLRYGSLRGTVLGLEVVLADGSILNCLASLRKDNTGYDLKQLFIGSEGTLGVITAVSILCPRKPKAVNLAFLGCPGFSQVLRTFTTCKGMLGEILSAYEFMDNKCMKLVEQHLKLANPVAESPFYVLIETSGSNSAHDEEKLSHFLERVMASDLVVEGTLASEDKKIKALWALRERITEALTYDGFVYKYDISLPVEKLYDLVTDMRARLGRNAKNVVGYGHLGDGNLHLNITAESYSHSLLEAIEPYVYEWTSQYHGSISAEHGLGFKKKHYIYYSKPQEAVLLMQQFKALLDPKGILNPYKTLPVKAV; from the exons ATGGCTGTTTCCAGCCTTGTCTGGCATTCCCCATTTGGACACCATTGGCCCTTATCAAGATTACAGATCAGATGGCAGAGAAAAGCCTTGAGTCTGTGGATTAAGAAGGAAGGAACAGGGTCACTGACAAGAGAGGCATACATCATGCCTTCCATCCGATGGAGCATCAGTCACCTCAAGAGAGGTCTGCATGCTACCCAGATTCACCGCCAGGAAGTGATGCTCACCAGTGAGCGGTATGGGGTGCAGAGACTTCCCTTTGCTCATGTTTCCAGTACTGACTTATCTTTTTTTGAACACCTTATGCCTGGCAGAGTCATCACAGATTTAGATGAACTGAAACCTTTTAATGTGGACTGGCTGAAGTCTGTAAGAG GCTGCAGTAAAGTGTTGCTGAAGCCACGGACAACAGCAGAAATATCTGAGATTCTCAG GTACTGCAATGAGAGGAATTTGGCTGTGAACCCTCAGGGGGGTAACACTGGCCTTGTTGGGGGCAGCGTCCCTGTCTTTGATGAGATCATTCTCTCCACAGCTCTTATGAACCAGGTCATCAGCTTTGACAATGTTTCTG GAATCCTGGTTTGTCAGGCTGGCTGCGTTTTAGAAAACCTCAACCAGTATCTGGAGCAGCTGGATTTCATCATGCCTCTTGACCTAGGAGCAAAGGGCAGTTGCCACATTGGAGGGAACGCAGCTACAAATGCTGGTGGCTTGCGGCTCCTGAGGTATGGCTCTCTCCGAGGAACGGTTCTAGGATTAGAAGTG GTGCTGGCTGATGGTTCCATTCTGAACTGTTTGGCATCTTTGCGGAAGGATAATACTGGCTATGACTTGAAACAGTTGTTCATTGGATCTGAGGGGACCTTGGGGGTCATTACTGCTGTCTCCATCCTCTGTCCACGAAAACCCAAGGCTGTGAATCTAGCATTTCTTG gtTGTCCAGGGTTCTCTCAGGTCCTGAGAACTTTCACTACCTGCAAGGGCATGCTGGGAGAAATCTTGTCTGCTTATGAGTTCATGGATAACAAGTGCATGAAGCTGGTTGAGCAACACCTCAAACTGGCCAACCCTGTGGCAG AAAGTCCTTTCTATGTGTTAATAGAGACTTCAGGCTCCAATTCTGCCCATGATGAGGAAAAGCTGAGCCATTTCTTGGAACGCGTCATGGCCTCTGATTTGGTAGTAGAGGGAACACTTGCCTCAGAAGATAAAAAAATTAAG GCACTGTGGGCTTTACGGGAACGGATCACAGAGGCCTTGACTTACGATGGATTCGTTTACAAATATGACATTTCGCTTCCTGTGGAGAAACTCTATGATCTTGTGACTGACATGCGGGCACGACTAGGCAGAAATGCTAAGAATGTAGTGGGCTACGGCCATCTAG GAGATGGAAACCTGCACCTGAACATCACAGCGGAGTCCTACAGTCATTCTCTGCTAGAGGCCATTGAGCCATATGTGTACGAGTGGACTTCCCAGTATCACGGGAGTATCAGTGCAGAACATGGCCTGGGCTTTAAGAAGAAGCATTATATCTACTACAGTAAGCCCCAAGAGGCAGTCCTTCTCATGCAGCAGTTCAAAGCTCTTTTGGACCCCAAAGGGATTCTAAATCCTTACAAGACATTACCGGTCAAGGCTGTATGA
- the D2HGDH gene encoding D-2-hydroxyglutarate dehydrogenase, mitochondrial isoform X1, with translation MFILRLHFRFIMAVSSLVWHSPFGHHWPLSRLQIRWQRKALSLWIKKEGTGSLTREAYIMPSIRWSISHLKRGLHATQIHRQEVMLTSERYGVQRLPFAHVSSTDLSFFEHLMPGRVITDLDELKPFNVDWLKSVRGCSKVLLKPRTTAEISEILRYCNERNLAVNPQGGNTGLVGGSVPVFDEIILSTALMNQVISFDNVSGILVCQAGCVLENLNQYLEQLDFIMPLDLGAKGSCHIGGNAATNAGGLRLLRYGSLRGTVLGLEVVLADGSILNCLASLRKDNTGYDLKQLFIGSEGTLGVITAVSILCPRKPKAVNLAFLGCPGFSQVLRTFTTCKGMLGEILSAYEFMDNKCMKLVEQHLKLANPVAESPFYVLIETSGSNSAHDEEKLSHFLERVMASDLVVEGTLASEDKKIKALWALRERITEALTYDGFVYKYDISLPVEKLYDLVTDMRARLGRNAKNVVGYGHLGDGNLHLNITAESYSHSLLEAIEPYVYEWTSQYHGSISAEHGLGFKKKHYIYYSKPQEAVLLMQQFKALLDPKGILNPYKTLPVKAV, from the exons ATGTTTATTTTACGTTTGCACTTCAGGTTCATCATGGCTGTTTCCAGCCTTGTCTGGCATTCCCCATTTGGACACCATTGGCCCTTATCAAGATTACAGATCAGATGGCAGAGAAAAGCCTTGAGTCTGTGGATTAAGAAGGAAGGAACAGGGTCACTGACAAGAGAGGCATACATCATGCCTTCCATCCGATGGAGCATCAGTCACCTCAAGAGAGGTCTGCATGCTACCCAGATTCACCGCCAGGAAGTGATGCTCACCAGTGAGCGGTATGGGGTGCAGAGACTTCCCTTTGCTCATGTTTCCAGTACTGACTTATCTTTTTTTGAACACCTTATGCCTGGCAGAGTCATCACAGATTTAGATGAACTGAAACCTTTTAATGTGGACTGGCTGAAGTCTGTAAGAG GCTGCAGTAAAGTGTTGCTGAAGCCACGGACAACAGCAGAAATATCTGAGATTCTCAG GTACTGCAATGAGAGGAATTTGGCTGTGAACCCTCAGGGGGGTAACACTGGCCTTGTTGGGGGCAGCGTCCCTGTCTTTGATGAGATCATTCTCTCCACAGCTCTTATGAACCAGGTCATCAGCTTTGACAATGTTTCTG GAATCCTGGTTTGTCAGGCTGGCTGCGTTTTAGAAAACCTCAACCAGTATCTGGAGCAGCTGGATTTCATCATGCCTCTTGACCTAGGAGCAAAGGGCAGTTGCCACATTGGAGGGAACGCAGCTACAAATGCTGGTGGCTTGCGGCTCCTGAGGTATGGCTCTCTCCGAGGAACGGTTCTAGGATTAGAAGTG GTGCTGGCTGATGGTTCCATTCTGAACTGTTTGGCATCTTTGCGGAAGGATAATACTGGCTATGACTTGAAACAGTTGTTCATTGGATCTGAGGGGACCTTGGGGGTCATTACTGCTGTCTCCATCCTCTGTCCACGAAAACCCAAGGCTGTGAATCTAGCATTTCTTG gtTGTCCAGGGTTCTCTCAGGTCCTGAGAACTTTCACTACCTGCAAGGGCATGCTGGGAGAAATCTTGTCTGCTTATGAGTTCATGGATAACAAGTGCATGAAGCTGGTTGAGCAACACCTCAAACTGGCCAACCCTGTGGCAG AAAGTCCTTTCTATGTGTTAATAGAGACTTCAGGCTCCAATTCTGCCCATGATGAGGAAAAGCTGAGCCATTTCTTGGAACGCGTCATGGCCTCTGATTTGGTAGTAGAGGGAACACTTGCCTCAGAAGATAAAAAAATTAAG GCACTGTGGGCTTTACGGGAACGGATCACAGAGGCCTTGACTTACGATGGATTCGTTTACAAATATGACATTTCGCTTCCTGTGGAGAAACTCTATGATCTTGTGACTGACATGCGGGCACGACTAGGCAGAAATGCTAAGAATGTAGTGGGCTACGGCCATCTAG GAGATGGAAACCTGCACCTGAACATCACAGCGGAGTCCTACAGTCATTCTCTGCTAGAGGCCATTGAGCCATATGTGTACGAGTGGACTTCCCAGTATCACGGGAGTATCAGTGCAGAACATGGCCTGGGCTTTAAGAAGAAGCATTATATCTACTACAGTAAGCCCCAAGAGGCAGTCCTTCTCATGCAGCAGTTCAAAGCTCTTTTGGACCCCAAAGGGATTCTAAATCCTTACAAGACATTACCGGTCAAGGCTGTATGA
- the D2HGDH gene encoding D-2-hydroxyglutarate dehydrogenase, mitochondrial isoform X4, protein MNQVISFDNVSGILVCQAGCVLENLNQYLEQLDFIMPLDLGAKGSCHIGGNAATNAGGLRLLRYGSLRGTVLGLEVVLADGSILNCLASLRKDNTGYDLKQLFIGSEGTLGVITAVSILCPRKPKAVNLAFLGCPGFSQVLRTFTTCKGMLGEILSAYEFMDNKCMKLVEQHLKLANPVAESPFYVLIETSGSNSAHDEEKLSHFLERVMASDLVVEGTLASEDKKIKALWALRERITEALTYDGFVYKYDISLPVEKLYDLVTDMRARLGRNAKNVVGYGHLGDGNLHLNITAESYSHSLLEAIEPYVYEWTSQYHGSISAEHGLGFKKKHYIYYSKPQEAVLLMQQFKALLDPKGILNPYKTLPVKAV, encoded by the exons ATGAACCAGGTCATCAGCTTTGACAATGTTTCTG GAATCCTGGTTTGTCAGGCTGGCTGCGTTTTAGAAAACCTCAACCAGTATCTGGAGCAGCTGGATTTCATCATGCCTCTTGACCTAGGAGCAAAGGGCAGTTGCCACATTGGAGGGAACGCAGCTACAAATGCTGGTGGCTTGCGGCTCCTGAGGTATGGCTCTCTCCGAGGAACGGTTCTAGGATTAGAAGTG GTGCTGGCTGATGGTTCCATTCTGAACTGTTTGGCATCTTTGCGGAAGGATAATACTGGCTATGACTTGAAACAGTTGTTCATTGGATCTGAGGGGACCTTGGGGGTCATTACTGCTGTCTCCATCCTCTGTCCACGAAAACCCAAGGCTGTGAATCTAGCATTTCTTG gtTGTCCAGGGTTCTCTCAGGTCCTGAGAACTTTCACTACCTGCAAGGGCATGCTGGGAGAAATCTTGTCTGCTTATGAGTTCATGGATAACAAGTGCATGAAGCTGGTTGAGCAACACCTCAAACTGGCCAACCCTGTGGCAG AAAGTCCTTTCTATGTGTTAATAGAGACTTCAGGCTCCAATTCTGCCCATGATGAGGAAAAGCTGAGCCATTTCTTGGAACGCGTCATGGCCTCTGATTTGGTAGTAGAGGGAACACTTGCCTCAGAAGATAAAAAAATTAAG GCACTGTGGGCTTTACGGGAACGGATCACAGAGGCCTTGACTTACGATGGATTCGTTTACAAATATGACATTTCGCTTCCTGTGGAGAAACTCTATGATCTTGTGACTGACATGCGGGCACGACTAGGCAGAAATGCTAAGAATGTAGTGGGCTACGGCCATCTAG GAGATGGAAACCTGCACCTGAACATCACAGCGGAGTCCTACAGTCATTCTCTGCTAGAGGCCATTGAGCCATATGTGTACGAGTGGACTTCCCAGTATCACGGGAGTATCAGTGCAGAACATGGCCTGGGCTTTAAGAAGAAGCATTATATCTACTACAGTAAGCCCCAAGAGGCAGTCCTTCTCATGCAGCAGTTCAAAGCTCTTTTGGACCCCAAAGGGATTCTAAATCCTTACAAGACATTACCGGTCAAGGCTGTATGA